One part of the Polycyclovorans algicola TG408 genome encodes these proteins:
- a CDS encoding tetratricopeptide repeat protein yields the protein MKPSAKPRRAALAALLAAMVLAGCAAPGGRQDAPDETIDPEESVVGDAGQTVEERYLEALDLMRRNQFDDARAAFEALAEDAPDASGPPTNLGILQLRAKRLPEARTALKRAVDINPANAVAWNELGRTERQLDNAEAARDAYQQAIALDETLAEAHLNLGLVLDQPLNDAQGALTHYRRYLELSGGDDLRVLVWIAELEQQADAATEAAEATESEAPSP from the coding sequence ATGAAGCCTTCCGCTAAGCCGCGCCGCGCGGCGCTGGCGGCCCTGCTGGCCGCAATGGTGCTGGCCGGCTGCGCCGCGCCGGGCGGGCGTCAGGATGCACCCGACGAAACCATCGACCCCGAAGAGAGCGTGGTCGGTGACGCGGGCCAGACCGTCGAAGAACGCTACCTTGAGGCGCTGGACCTGATGCGCCGCAACCAGTTTGACGATGCGCGCGCAGCCTTTGAAGCACTGGCCGAAGACGCGCCCGACGCCTCGGGCCCACCGACCAATCTGGGCATCCTGCAGCTGCGCGCCAAGCGTCTGCCTGAGGCGCGCACCGCCCTGAAGCGCGCTGTCGACATCAACCCCGCCAATGCCGTGGCCTGGAACGAACTGGGGCGCACAGAGCGTCAGCTCGACAACGCCGAGGCGGCCCGCGATGCCTACCAACAGGCCATCGCGCTCGACGAAACGCTGGCCGAAGCGCACCTGAACCTCGGGCTGGTCCTCGACCAACCCCTGAACGATGCGCAGGGCGCACTGACTCACTATCGCCGCTATCTTGAACTCAGCGGCGGCGATGACCTGCGCGTGCTGGTGTGGATCGCCGAGCTTGAACAGCAGGCCGACGCCGCGACCGAAGCGGCCGAAGCCACCGAATCCGAGGCCCCGTCACCATGA
- a CDS encoding MotA/TolQ/ExbB proton channel family protein, translating to MDVFATIITFFQQGGPFMYPLLIVMVIGLAIALERFLYLRRARRENRRLWDQLLPLLNQGDYEAAERAATNSETAIGRVLGYGLARSKSASSRADVEMAMEESLMEVTPLLERRTHYLATFANIATLMGLLGTIIGLIEGFTAVANVNPAEKADLLSASISVAMNTTAFGLMVAIPLLLLHAVLQSNANELVENVEMAAIKFLNSFGFKS from the coding sequence ATGGACGTATTCGCCACCATCATCACCTTCTTCCAGCAGGGCGGACCTTTCATGTATCCGCTCCTGATCGTCATGGTCATCGGCCTGGCCATCGCGCTTGAGCGCTTTCTCTACCTGCGGCGCGCGCGTCGCGAAAACCGCCGGTTGTGGGACCAACTGCTGCCGCTGCTCAACCAGGGCGACTATGAGGCGGCCGAGCGTGCCGCCACCAACTCAGAAACCGCGATTGGCAGGGTGCTGGGTTACGGGCTGGCACGCTCCAAGTCAGCGTCCAGCCGTGCCGACGTCGAAATGGCGATGGAAGAGTCGCTGATGGAAGTCACGCCGCTGCTCGAACGGCGCACCCACTACCTCGCCACCTTTGCCAACATCGCAACGCTGATGGGCCTGCTGGGCACCATCATCGGCCTGATCGAGGGCTTCACCGCGGTCGCCAACGTCAATCCTGCCGAGAAGGCGGACCTGCTCTCGGCATCGATCTCGGTCGCCATGAACACCACGGCGTTCGGGCTGATGGTCGCCATCCCGCTGCTGCTGCTGCATGCGGTGCTGCAATCCAATGCCAATGAACTGGTCGAGAACGTCGAAATGGCGGCGATCAAATTCCTGAACAGCTTCGGGTTCAAAAGCTAA
- a CDS encoding ExbD/TolR family protein, with amino-acid sequence MIGRLRKARRVDAEELNITAFMNLMVVLVPFLLITAVFTQMAVKQLNLPDNSESQPLDEERRSLTLFVREDALTLEDKAGSVRNWPRQEDTDFAFEAVNRVLAEIKNAEPGEDSITLMIEPGIPYQTVIAAMDAVHYLPAAGDGVLVDMFPRISVGEATPMEQAP; translated from the coding sequence ATGATTGGACGCCTGCGAAAGGCCCGCCGGGTCGACGCCGAAGAGCTCAACATCACGGCCTTCATGAATTTGATGGTCGTGTTGGTGCCGTTTTTGCTGATCACCGCCGTGTTCACCCAGATGGCGGTCAAGCAGCTGAACCTGCCCGACAACTCCGAGTCGCAACCGCTTGACGAAGAACGTCGCAGCCTGACCTTGTTCGTGCGCGAGGACGCCCTGACCCTGGAAGACAAGGCCGGGTCGGTGCGCAACTGGCCGCGTCAGGAAGACACCGATTTCGCCTTCGAAGCAGTCAACCGCGTGCTGGCCGAAATCAAGAACGCCGAGCCGGGTGAAGACAGCATCACGCTGATGATCGAGCCTGGCATTCCCTACCAGACCGTCATTGCCGCAATGGACGCCGTGCACTATTTGCCGGCCGCCGGTGATGGCGTACTGGTCGACATGTTTCCGCGCATCTCGGTCGGCGAAGCCACGCCCATGGAGCAGGCACCATGA
- a CDS encoding ExbD/TolR family protein gives MIRGASIRSQRISRRATNSRRVPGLNLVSLMDIFTILVFFLMVNSAQVEVLPNAKAMTLPDSVSTEKPSEHILLTLSREDLQINGRVVMRLDEAANSSGAIIEPLKTVLLTTPLQAVEGGTPGQVSRGEVNIMADKDTPFQLIRRVMATCTDANFSRISLAVITQSPGASE, from the coding sequence ATGATTCGTGGCGCCTCGATCCGCAGCCAGCGCATCAGTCGCCGGGCGACCAATTCACGTCGTGTACCCGGCCTGAATTTGGTGTCACTGATGGACATCTTCACCATCCTGGTGTTCTTTCTGATGGTGAACAGCGCGCAGGTTGAAGTGCTGCCCAACGCCAAGGCGATGACCCTGCCCGACTCGGTCAGCACCGAGAAGCCAAGCGAACACATCTTGCTGACGCTGTCGCGCGAAGACCTTCAGATCAACGGCCGCGTGGTCATGCGTCTCGATGAAGCGGCCAACAGCTCCGGCGCCATCATCGAGCCTCTGAAAACCGTGTTGCTGACCACGCCACTGCAAGCCGTCGAAGGCGGCACGCCGGGGCAAGTATCGCGTGGTGAAGTCAACATCATGGCCGACAAGGACACCCCGTTTCAGTTGATTCGTCGGGTGATGGCGACCTGCACCGACGCCAATTTTTCGCGCATCTCGCTGGCGGTGATCACCCAGTCGCCCGGAGCGTCGGAATGA
- a CDS encoding AgmX/PglI C-terminal domain-containing protein, whose amino-acid sequence MSAHAIRWQSWELAEDADRQFRRVLLACALPVLAFILILPFLNLTGLTPGGGSFAGERYVELISEREDVPVAEKTEEAAPAEEDQEDPIEPEAEPDPEPVEEVVAPQATRAPQPVPTVDPAIAQQHAEARANEAARQRAQEAASAFDQLSPLRDNTLTGIDPSQPLTSSTVVGSRGGSGSGSGTAANPDRVAESAQTRSSGIQTPGAGQTRRTDAGTGLGSRNTTQLESPVGFGEDRTRPGEGGDAVASGRTLQEIQLVFDRNKGAITAIVNRALRTNPDLRGKIVINFTINPDGSISNLELVSSELGDADVDRQLLTRIQLMNFGAKSVPAFPVRNYPIVLL is encoded by the coding sequence ATGAGCGCTCACGCGATCCGCTGGCAAAGCTGGGAACTGGCCGAAGATGCCGACCGCCAGTTCCGCCGCGTGCTGCTGGCCTGCGCGCTTCCGGTGTTGGCCTTCATTCTGATTCTGCCGTTCCTTAATTTGACGGGCCTGACGCCCGGCGGCGGCAGTTTCGCCGGCGAGCGTTATGTCGAGCTGATCAGCGAGCGCGAAGACGTGCCGGTTGCCGAAAAAACCGAAGAGGCCGCGCCTGCCGAAGAGGACCAGGAAGACCCCATCGAGCCGGAAGCCGAGCCCGACCCTGAACCGGTCGAAGAGGTGGTTGCCCCCCAAGCAACCCGCGCCCCGCAGCCGGTGCCGACGGTTGACCCCGCCATCGCCCAACAGCATGCCGAAGCGCGTGCCAACGAGGCGGCACGCCAGCGCGCACAGGAGGCCGCGTCAGCGTTCGACCAGCTGTCACCGCTACGCGACAACACCCTGACCGGCATCGACCCCTCGCAACCGCTGACCTCATCCACGGTGGTCGGCTCACGCGGTGGCAGCGGCTCGGGCTCGGGCACTGCCGCCAACCCTGACCGGGTGGCCGAATCGGCACAGACCCGCAGCAGCGGCATCCAGACACCGGGGGCCGGTCAGACCCGCCGCACCGACGCCGGTACTGGCCTGGGCTCGCGCAACACCACGCAGCTTGAGAGCCCGGTCGGCTTTGGCGAAGATCGAACCCGTCCCGGCGAGGGCGGTGATGCCGTCGCTTCAGGGCGCACCCTGCAAGAAATCCAACTGGTGTTTGATCGTAACAAGGGGGCGATCACGGCCATCGTCAACCGGGCATTGCGTACCAATCCTGATCTGCGCGGCAAAATTGTCATCAACTTCACGATTAACCCCGACGGCAGCATCAGCAATCTCGAGCTGGTCAGCAGCGAGCTGGGTGATGCCGATGTCGACCGCCAGCTGCTGACCCGTATACAGCTGATGAATTTTGGCGCCAAGTCGGTTCCGGCCTTCCCGGTTCGCAACTACCCCATCGTCTTGCTTTAA
- a CDS encoding enoyl-ACP reductase FabI: MGFLSGKKALITGVASDRSIAVGISEAFAREGAELAFTHQGDRLKGRVEDVAARCNSKMVLPLDVTDDAQIAHVMQEIEQQWGGIDIVIHSIGFAPREQLQGRYLDAVTREGFAISHDISAYSFAALGKAARPLMQGRDAAMLTLTYLGAVRAVPMYNVMGPAKASLEANVRFMAADLGSEGIRVNGISAGPIKTLAAAGISGFRDMLSSAAAASPLKRNVTIEDVGNTAAFLCSDLAAGITGEIIYVDAGYRIMGMQFPGQ, from the coding sequence ATGGGCTTCCTGAGCGGAAAAAAAGCCTTGATCACCGGCGTTGCCAGTGATCGCTCAATTGCAGTGGGGATCTCTGAGGCCTTCGCGCGCGAAGGTGCCGAGCTGGCCTTCACCCATCAGGGCGACCGTTTGAAAGGCCGGGTCGAAGACGTTGCCGCGCGCTGCAACAGCAAAATGGTGCTGCCGCTGGATGTGACGGACGACGCCCAGATTGCCCACGTCATGCAGGAGATCGAGCAGCAGTGGGGCGGCATCGATATTGTCATCCACTCCATCGGCTTCGCGCCCCGCGAACAGTTGCAGGGGCGTTACCTTGATGCGGTGACCCGCGAAGGCTTTGCGATTTCGCACGACATTTCGGCCTACTCGTTTGCCGCACTCGGCAAGGCGGCGCGCCCGCTGATGCAAGGGCGCGATGCGGCCATGCTCACCCTCACCTACCTCGGTGCTGTGCGCGCGGTGCCCATGTACAACGTCATGGGTCCCGCCAAGGCCAGTCTGGAGGCCAATGTGCGGTTCATGGCGGCCGATCTCGGCAGTGAGGGCATTCGCGTCAACGGCATCTCGGCCGGGCCGATCAAGACGCTTGCGGCTGCCGGCATCAGCGGCTTTCGCGACATGTTGTCCAGTGCCGCTGCCGCCAGTCCGCTGAAGCGCAACGTCACCATTGAAGACGTCGGCAACACGGCGGCCTTCTTGTGTTCCGACCTGGCGGCCGGCATCACCGGCGAAATTATCTACGTCGACGCCGGCTACCGCATCATGGGCATGCAGTTTCCCGGCCAGTAA
- a CDS encoding dicarboxylate/amino acid:cation symporter, translating to MKLHWQILIALVAAFAAGSLLGQVPGFLRLMDMVGTMFLNALRMLIVPLIVSAMICALLGIGNGAGLARLGGRTVLYFLLTTLIAVVTALVLVNVVTPGIIDGAPAGERLGLSADTARVTESVSDRGQGDLLDILVRMIPVNVFEAAAKADMLGLIFFSILFGYFAARLPEGLLQSQERFWQGIYEVMIRLTGLIMWFAPLGVFALVSQTVAQTGLDALLPLALFFGVVIAALLIQMAVWLPLILRGFGLSPLRHFRAVGPALLTAFSTSSSAATLPVSLQRLQTEAGVSAKVSGFVMPLGTTVNMNGTALYECAAALFIAQAYGLELGVLTQFTIVALALLTSIGVAGIPSASLVAIAIILTAVGLPLEGVGLILAVDRVLDMARTAVNVFGDTVGAVLMAHLEGENVLPDRVNTGIAESDAKA from the coding sequence ATGAAACTTCATTGGCAGATTCTGATTGCACTGGTGGCCGCCTTCGCGGCCGGCTCCCTGCTTGGCCAGGTGCCCGGCTTTCTGCGGCTGATGGACATGGTCGGCACCATGTTCCTCAACGCGCTGCGCATGCTGATCGTCCCGCTGATCGTGTCGGCCATGATCTGCGCGTTGCTCGGGATCGGCAACGGCGCCGGTCTGGCGCGCCTCGGCGGCCGTACGGTGCTGTACTTTCTTCTGACGACGCTGATCGCCGTGGTCACGGCCTTGGTGCTGGTGAATGTCGTCACGCCGGGCATCATCGACGGCGCGCCGGCCGGTGAGCGGCTGGGGCTCTCGGCCGACACGGCGCGCGTCACTGAAAGCGTGTCAGACCGCGGCCAGGGTGATCTGCTCGACATTCTGGTGCGGATGATTCCGGTCAACGTTTTCGAGGCAGCCGCCAAGGCCGACATGCTCGGCCTGATCTTCTTCTCGATCCTCTTCGGCTATTTCGCGGCGCGTCTGCCCGAAGGCTTGCTTCAGTCGCAAGAGCGCTTCTGGCAGGGCATTTACGAGGTGATGATTCGTCTCACCGGCCTGATCATGTGGTTTGCCCCGCTGGGCGTGTTCGCGCTGGTCAGCCAGACCGTGGCGCAGACCGGGCTTGATGCGCTGCTGCCGCTGGCGCTGTTCTTCGGTGTGGTGATCGCCGCGTTGCTGATTCAGATGGCGGTGTGGCTGCCGCTGATCCTGCGAGGATTCGGCCTGTCGCCGCTGCGCCACTTCAGAGCAGTCGGACCGGCGTTGTTAACGGCATTTTCGACTAGTAGTTCGGCCGCGACCCTGCCGGTCTCGCTGCAGCGCCTGCAGACCGAAGCCGGCGTGTCGGCCAAGGTGTCGGGATTCGTCATGCCTCTGGGCACCACCGTCAACATGAATGGCACGGCGCTCTATGAGTGCGCAGCAGCCCTTTTCATCGCGCAGGCCTATGGCCTGGAGCTGGGCGTGCTCACGCAGTTCACCATCGTCGCCCTGGCGTTGTTGACGTCGATTGGGGTGGCCGGTATCCCGTCTGCCAGTTTGGTTGCCATTGCCATCATCCTGACGGCCGTTGGCTTGCCGCTTGAAGGCGTCGGCCTGATTCTGGCGGTGGACCGGGTGCTCGACATGGCCCGCACCGCCGTCAACGTGTTTGGCGACACCGTGGGCGCGGTGCTGATGGCCCACCTCGAAGGCGAAAACGTACTGCCTGACCGTGTCAACACCGGCATCGCCGAATCAGACGCGAAGGCCTGA
- a CDS encoding SurA N-terminal domain-containing protein, translating to MLQSIRDSLSGWVLWFVVGLIAVPFAFVGIESFRMGSSDPVLVEVGDTEITDAQFRNAFDQRFRQLQQMMGDDFRPDMINTADFRAAVLQDMTREALLLQYARQNGYRGSDPEIMEYLRSLPAFQRDGRFSSEAYREVLANQGMDPESFEAQLRDALAIDQMRDGVLDSATIPNTLLDNHIRLQQQRRSLSLMVVPAERFVDEIEPTEAEINARYEQNQSQYQLPERVKLDYVMLDSASMDEGPDPEPSVLAALYEAEKARFINGEERRASHILIPLDADEDAAREQAAELRERLASGADFAELAAEFSSDTGSKDQGGDLGWIERGQMAPDFEEALFALDEGEISQPVVTEFGVHLIRATEVKAEQVRTLDDEGVREQLLNRYHERERALRMQEMQEQLDQLAFENASTLAPVAVALELEVQQTEWFTRDGGAGLLAERGILNVAFSPELIDAEENSRPIALSDGRIVVVRKAGYEAPTSKALETVADEIRTELKQEGARARAFALAEQVMDEAATIASADELSALADKHELSYRTVGAVTRDSENVNAAVLRRLFTLPPPAEGAPPRLSVVDQTNGDAAIIAFSGIRPATVDEADRIAARDRFTDVLAGREFDAYQASMRDVIPVEQRRSASEGDAP from the coding sequence ATGCTTCAGTCAATTCGTGACAGCCTTTCGGGCTGGGTCTTGTGGTTTGTCGTGGGCCTGATCGCGGTGCCGTTCGCGTTTGTCGGTATCGAATCGTTCCGCATGGGCAGCAGTGACCCGGTGCTGGTTGAGGTCGGCGACACCGAGATCACCGATGCCCAGTTCCGCAATGCGTTTGATCAGCGCTTCCGGCAGCTGCAACAGATGATGGGCGACGACTTTCGGCCCGACATGATCAACACCGCCGACTTCCGCGCCGCCGTCCTGCAGGACATGACCCGTGAAGCGCTGTTGCTTCAGTACGCTCGGCAGAACGGATATCGCGGGAGTGATCCAGAGATCATGGAATACCTGCGCAGCCTGCCGGCGTTCCAGCGTGATGGACGCTTCTCGTCGGAGGCGTATCGCGAGGTGCTTGCCAATCAGGGGATGGACCCCGAGTCGTTTGAAGCCCAGTTGCGCGATGCGCTGGCCATCGACCAGATGCGTGATGGCGTGCTCGACAGCGCCACCATTCCCAATACCCTGCTCGACAATCACATTCGTTTGCAGCAACAGCGTCGCTCGCTGAGTCTCATGGTGGTGCCGGCCGAACGGTTTGTTGACGAGATCGAGCCGACCGAGGCCGAGATCAACGCCCGCTACGAGCAGAATCAGTCGCAGTACCAGTTGCCAGAGCGGGTGAAGCTGGATTACGTGATGCTCGACAGCGCCTCAATGGATGAGGGCCCAGACCCCGAGCCGTCGGTACTCGCAGCGCTTTACGAAGCCGAAAAGGCGCGTTTCATCAACGGCGAAGAACGGCGTGCGAGTCACATTCTGATCCCACTGGATGCCGACGAGGACGCGGCGCGCGAGCAGGCCGCCGAGCTGCGGGAGCGTCTGGCCAGCGGTGCCGACTTTGCCGAGCTCGCCGCCGAATTTTCGTCAGACACCGGTTCCAAAGACCAGGGCGGCGATCTGGGCTGGATCGAACGGGGGCAGATGGCGCCCGATTTTGAAGAAGCCTTGTTCGCATTGGACGAAGGTGAAATCAGCCAGCCGGTGGTGACCGAGTTCGGGGTGCACCTGATTCGTGCCACCGAAGTCAAAGCCGAGCAGGTGCGAACCCTCGATGATGAAGGGGTCCGCGAGCAGCTGCTGAATCGCTATCACGAGCGCGAACGCGCCTTGCGCATGCAGGAGATGCAGGAGCAACTCGACCAATTGGCGTTTGAAAACGCCAGCACATTGGCGCCGGTTGCCGTGGCATTGGAGCTGGAAGTGCAACAGACCGAGTGGTTTACACGCGACGGCGGCGCTGGGCTTCTGGCCGAGCGCGGCATTCTCAACGTCGCGTTCTCACCGGAGTTGATTGACGCTGAAGAAAACAGCCGCCCCATCGCGCTGTCGGACGGTCGTATCGTCGTCGTGCGCAAAGCGGGTTATGAGGCGCCCACCTCGAAGGCACTCGAAACCGTGGCCGATGAGATTCGCACCGAATTGAAGCAGGAAGGTGCGCGTGCCAGGGCGTTCGCGCTGGCCGAGCAGGTCATGGACGAGGCCGCCACCATCGCTTCGGCCGACGAGCTCTCCGCGCTGGCCGACAAGCATGAACTGAGCTATCGCACGGTCGGCGCGGTGACTCGCGACAGCGAGAACGTCAACGCGGCGGTGCTGCGGCGACTGTTTACGCTGCCGCCGCCCGCTGAAGGGGCCCCTCCGCGTCTGAGCGTGGTCGACCAAACCAACGGTGACGCCGCCATCATCGCGTTTTCGGGCATCAGGCCGGCGACCGTCGACGAGGCGGACCGCATCGCCGCACGCGACCGGTTCACTGACGTGCTTGCCGGCCGCGAATTTGACGCCTACCAGGCGAGCATGCGCGACGTCATTCCGGTTGAGCAGCGGCGTTCGGCCAGCGAAGGCGACGCGCCCTGA
- a CDS encoding L-threonylcarbamoyladenylate synthase yields the protein MAARWVELHPDNPQARLIGQVVDAVRGGAVIAYPTESGYSLGCHLDDRAAADRLRRIRNFDKHHQFTLMCRDLSEIARYARVDNTQFRLLKAATPGAYTFVLAASKDLPKRIAHERRKTIGIRVPTNPVARALLDALNEPLISCTLQFPGEDHPVDEPEDWRDQLDRDVDWVLTSGHCGVLPTTVVDLTGDAPEILRQGSGPLEVLGL from the coding sequence ATGGCCGCGCGTTGGGTCGAACTGCACCCCGACAATCCGCAGGCGCGGCTGATCGGGCAGGTGGTGGACGCGGTGCGGGGCGGGGCCGTCATCGCGTACCCTACCGAGTCGGGCTATTCGCTGGGCTGTCATCTGGATGACCGGGCTGCGGCGGATCGGCTGCGCCGCATTCGCAACTTCGACAAGCATCACCAGTTCACCCTGATGTGTCGTGACCTGTCCGAGATCGCCCGCTACGCGCGCGTCGACAACACCCAGTTTCGACTGCTGAAGGCGGCAACGCCGGGGGCATATACCTTCGTCCTGGCCGCCAGCAAGGACTTGCCCAAACGGATTGCCCACGAGCGACGCAAGACCATCGGCATTCGCGTGCCGACGAACCCGGTGGCGCGTGCCTTGCTCGACGCACTCAACGAACCGCTGATTTCATGCACCCTGCAGTTTCCGGGCGAAGACCATCCCGTCGACGAGCCGGAAGACTGGCGCGATCAACTCGACCGTGACGTCGACTGGGTCCTCACCAGCGGTCACTGCGGTGTCCTGCCCACCACCGTGGTCGACCTGACCGGCGATGCACCGGAGATTCTTCGCCAAGGCAGCGGGCCGCTGGAGGTGCTTGGCCTTTGA
- a CDS encoding SDR family oxidoreductase: MRSLSGKTLVISGASRGIGLAIALRAARDGANIAVLAKTVEAHPKLPGTIYSAAQEIEAAGGRALPLACDIRDTEQIEAAVAKTVETFGGIDILINNASAISLTGTLATEPKRYDLMHGINARGTFFMSRACIPHLKKAGNPHVLNLSPPLDLNPAFFAPHTAYTLAKYAMSVYAMAMAVEFKRDGIAFNTLWPRTMIATAALQAIPGAGQVIDQSRTPAIMADAAHVMLTRDSRAFTGQHCIDDLVLAADGVTDFSAYRVKAGTAPLVDDLFIPDSMPPPDGIIV, from the coding sequence ATGAGATCGCTTTCGGGCAAAACCCTGGTCATCAGCGGCGCATCGCGTGGCATCGGGCTGGCCATCGCACTGCGCGCTGCCCGCGACGGCGCCAACATTGCGGTGCTGGCCAAGACTGTCGAAGCCCATCCGAAGCTGCCCGGCACGATTTACAGTGCTGCGCAGGAAATTGAGGCAGCCGGTGGTCGTGCTTTGCCGCTGGCCTGCGACATTCGCGATACCGAGCAGATCGAAGCGGCGGTGGCCAAAACCGTCGAGACCTTCGGCGGCATCGACATCCTGATCAACAACGCCAGCGCCATCAGCCTAACCGGGACGCTGGCCACCGAGCCCAAGCGTTACGACCTGATGCACGGCATCAATGCCCGTGGCACGTTTTTCATGTCGCGTGCCTGTATCCCGCATCTAAAGAAGGCGGGCAATCCGCACGTGCTCAACCTGTCGCCGCCGCTGGATCTCAACCCGGCGTTTTTCGCCCCGCACACGGCCTACACCCTCGCCAAATACGCCATGAGTGTCTACGCCATGGCCATGGCCGTTGAGTTCAAGCGCGACGGGATCGCCTTCAATACCTTGTGGCCACGCACCATGATCGCCACGGCCGCGCTGCAGGCGATCCCCGGCGCCGGGCAGGTCATTGACCAGTCGCGCACGCCCGCGATCATGGCCGACGCCGCGCACGTGATGTTGACCCGTGACAGCCGCGCCTTCACCGGACAACACTGCATAGATGACCTAGTTCTGGCGGCGGACGGCGTCACTGATTTTTCGGCTTACCGCGTCAAGGCAGGCACGGCGCCTTTGGTCGATGACCTGTTCATTCCCGACAGCATGCCGCCGCCCGACGGCATCATCGTCTGA
- a CDS encoding adenylosuccinate synthase, which produces MGQSVVVIGAQWGDEGKGKVVDLLTDRVQAVVRFQGGHNAGHTLVINGVKTALNLIPSGIMRPGVACLIGNGVVLSLTALLSEIEKVEATGAQVRDRLFISEAAPLVLPTHVKLDVARELARGEAKIGTTGKGIGPAYEDKIARRAVRVGDLFSRDLLAAKLGELLAYHNFVLREYFHTETVDFDETLNTLLAQAQQVKPMVADVTERLRQHLEKGDNVLFEGAQGALLDIDHGTYPYVTSSNTTAGGAATGTGVGPRHLDYVLGIVKAYATRVGSGPFPTELDNDIGQHIRDKGMEYGTVTKRPRRCGWFDAIAARRSIFNNSVSGLCVTKMDVLDELDEIRICTGYRVDGNSVDVPPIGAEGFARVEAVYESMPGWKTSTYGINTYDRLPVKAREYLKKVEEVTRTPIAIVSTGPDRDHTIILQNPFAAA; this is translated from the coding sequence ATGGGGCAGTCAGTGGTGGTGATCGGCGCGCAGTGGGGCGATGAAGGCAAAGGGAAGGTCGTGGACCTGCTCACCGATCGCGTGCAGGCCGTGGTGCGCTTTCAGGGCGGCCACAATGCCGGTCACACGCTGGTGATCAACGGGGTCAAGACCGCTCTGAACCTGATCCCCAGCGGCATCATGCGACCGGGTGTGGCCTGCCTGATTGGCAATGGCGTGGTGCTGTCGCTGACGGCCCTGCTGAGCGAGATCGAGAAGGTCGAGGCCACCGGTGCCCAGGTGCGCGACCGGTTGTTCATTTCTGAAGCGGCGCCGCTGGTGTTGCCGACGCACGTCAAACTCGATGTGGCCCGAGAGTTGGCGCGTGGCGAGGCCAAGATTGGCACCACCGGGAAAGGCATCGGGCCTGCCTACGAGGACAAGATCGCACGCCGCGCCGTCCGGGTCGGCGACCTGTTTTCACGTGACCTTCTGGCCGCAAAACTCGGCGAGCTGCTGGCCTATCACAACTTCGTTCTGCGGGAATATTTCCATACCGAGACCGTTGATTTCGACGAGACACTGAACACGCTGCTGGCGCAGGCCCAGCAGGTCAAACCCATGGTGGCTGACGTCACCGAGCGGCTGCGTCAACACCTCGAAAAGGGCGACAACGTGCTGTTTGAGGGTGCGCAAGGCGCGTTGCTCGACATCGATCACGGCACCTATCCGTACGTCACGTCGTCGAATACCACGGCAGGCGGCGCGGCCACCGGGACCGGCGTCGGCCCGCGGCACCTCGACTACGTGCTGGGCATCGTCAAGGCGTATGCCACGCGTGTTGGCTCCGGGCCGTTTCCGACCGAACTCGACAACGATATTGGCCAGCACATTCGTGACAAGGGCATGGAGTACGGCACCGTGACCAAACGGCCGCGCCGCTGCGGCTGGTTCGATGCCATCGCAGCGCGGCGCTCGATCTTCAACAACAGTGTGTCGGGTCTATGCGTGACCAAGATGGACGTGCTTGACGAGCTGGACGAAATTCGGATTTGCACCGGCTATCGCGTTGACGGCAATTCGGTTGACGTGCCCCCCATCGGCGCCGAGGGCTTTGCCCGTGTCGAGGCGGTTTACGAGTCGATGCCGGGCTGGAAGACGTCGACTTACGGCATCAACACGTATGACAGGCTGCCGGTCAAGGCGCGCGAATATCTGAAGAAGGTCGAGGAGGTCACGCGTACGCCGATTGCCATCGTGTCGACCGGTCCAGATCGTGATCACACCATCATCCTGCAAAACCCGTTTGCCGCTGCGTAA